Proteins encoded by one window of Anaerosalibacter sp. Marseille-P3206:
- a CDS encoding DUF3006 domain-containing protein, whose protein sequence is MRGVVDRIEEEYVVLEVEGEMIDIKIELMPEGIKEGDIVKLIDGNYIILSEETAKRKKSIEDLFNDLKENH, encoded by the coding sequence TTGAGAGGGGTTGTTGATAGAATAGAAGAAGAATATGTAGTTCTAGAAGTGGAAGGTGAAATGATTGATATAAAAATAGAACTCATGCCAGAGGGCATTAAGGAAGGAGATATAGTAAAATTAATAGATGGCAATTATATAATATTGTCAGAAGAAACAGCTAAACGAAAAAAGTCAATTGAAGATTTATTTAATGATTTAAAAGAAAACCATTGA
- a CDS encoding zinc dependent phospholipase C family protein, which produces MLGATHKLIATNIYKNVEEIYGIKLNSDELLWGSVAPDILPQFKLHRHYQKESLNYVVNEIVKLIFISRYCDLRSKCDPITMKYISKKIGIISHYLSDFVCRPHSERWTFTRNMLKHISYESKLNEYAKNYEFKKNVIIIEDIDIFQEKIINLKSLIKSYIEEVVEQYSTNNGFESDLDFANSFSLKMTCFIIDTVTAYSEAKSREFAFQF; this is translated from the coding sequence TAAAAATGTTGAAGAAATTTATGGTATTAAATTAAATAGCGATGAACTACTTTGGGGCTCTGTAGCTCCTGATATATTGCCACAATTTAAACTTCATAGACACTATCAAAAAGAGAGTTTAAATTATGTAGTAAATGAAATAGTTAAATTGATTTTCATTAGTAGATATTGTGATTTAAGATCTAAGTGTGATCCAATTACAATGAAATATATTAGTAAAAAGATAGGGATAATATCTCATTATTTAAGCGATTTTGTGTGCCGCCCTCATTCTGAGAGATGGACGTTTACAAGAAATATGTTAAAACATATTTCATATGAGTCAAAACTTAATGAATATGCTAAGAACTATGAGTTTAAGAAGAATGTTATAATTATAGAAGATATTGATATTTTCCAAGAGAAAATTATAAATCTAAAAAGCTTAATAAAATCTTATATAGAAGAGGTTGTTGAACAATATTCAACAAATAATGGTTTTGAAAGTGATCTTGATTTTGCTAATTCATTTAGTTTAAAAATGACTTGTTTTATAATTGATACAGTAACTGCATATAGTGAAGCTAAGAGCAGGGAATTTGCATTTCAATTTTAA
- a CDS encoding ComEC/Rec2 family competence protein codes for MNIFKKYKKVLFLVLIISLILTACDFEAENVATSNNNINDEDLIVHFIDVGQGDSIFIKFPNGETTLIDGGTRKSGDCVVKYLKGLDIEKIDYLIATHPHEDHIGGLPKVIKNFKIGKVYMPNKTANTSIFEELLLAIKESGLNINTPKGGDIIFNNDDLKYEIIAPNDDDYSKTNDFSIVTKITYKENSFLFTGDAEEKSETEMIEKGFNLSSDVLKIGHHGGSTSTTEEFLTNVNPKYGVISLGSDNTYGHPHRETIDKLKNHRITILRTDELGSIVMISDGKNIKLLNKNEVNNDNEDGEYFIGNINTKVYHSSNCSQLPNEENRIIFKSKMEAQKNGYKPHGRCVE; via the coding sequence ATGAATATTTTTAAAAAATACAAAAAGGTATTATTTTTAGTTCTAATTATAAGTCTAATATTAACAGCTTGTGATTTTGAAGCAGAAAATGTAGCAACTTCTAATAACAATATAAATGATGAAGATTTAATTGTACACTTTATAGATGTAGGTCAAGGGGATAGTATATTTATAAAGTTTCCTAATGGAGAAACTACTCTAATTGATGGTGGAACTAGAAAAAGCGGAGATTGTGTAGTTAAGTATTTAAAAGGGCTAGATATTGAAAAAATTGATTATCTGATAGCAACTCATCCCCATGAGGATCATATAGGAGGATTGCCAAAGGTAATAAAAAATTTTAAAATAGGTAAAGTTTATATGCCTAATAAAACTGCTAACACTTCTATATTTGAAGAATTGCTATTAGCAATTAAAGAAAGCGGATTAAATATAAATACTCCTAAGGGTGGAGATATAATATTTAATAATGATGATTTAAAATATGAAATTATAGCACCAAATGACGATGATTACTCAAAAACCAATGATTTTTCCATAGTAACAAAAATAACTTATAAAGAAAATTCATTTTTATTTACTGGAGATGCAGAGGAAAAATCTGAAACAGAAATGATTGAAAAAGGTTTTAATCTTTCTAGTGATGTACTCAAAATAGGGCATCATGGCGGAAGTACATCAACTACAGAAGAATTTTTAACCAACGTAAATCCAAAGTATGGTGTAATTAGTTTGGGTTCAGATAATACATATGGTCATCCTCATAGAGAAACTATCGATAAGCTTAAAAATCATAGGATTACTATACTAAGAACAGATGAATTAGGAAGTATTGTAATGATTTCAGATGGGAAAAACATTAAATTACTGAACAAAAATGAAGTAAATAATGATAATGAAGATGGTGAATATTTTATTGGAAATATAAATACAAAAGTATATCATAGTTCAAATTGTTCTCAATTGCCAAATGAAGAAAATCGTATTATTTTTAAAAGCAAAATGGAAGCTCAAAAAAATGGGTATAAACCACATGGTAGATGCGTTGAATAA